In a single window of the Nicotiana tomentosiformis chromosome 8, ASM39032v3, whole genome shotgun sequence genome:
- the LOC104108136 gene encoding pentatricopeptide repeat-containing protein At3g54980, mitochondrial-like, with translation MKTLVLPSSSSQIPPWLILFCRRHLCTSSISSSLMNQHPQIPELSPSDSLEKPILNPQDSEKLVPLHDIDHSCDRPNSEDGGFTKNHVVDVLLSHRDDPDSAYRYFQTARQQRGFLHTKSDPFFVLLHILVSSTMHQHKARRLLDNYAFSDSGPSATVIFNGLVNSCKAFDFELNPRVFNFLINSCVKVNGLNDAIDCFNGMVELDIMPWIPIMNKLLKALVRQDMIGVARDLYADVVSRGICYDCRTVHILMAACLREMKMEEAVRIFKEAKMSGIKLDAGLYSLCVYVACKEQNLSFALELLGEMKDRGWVPSEGTYVNIISTCVKQRNMVEALRLKDEMLSNGHPMNLVVATCLMKGYHVQGNLSSALDLFDKLALYGLTPSQVTYAVLIEGCCKNGNIEKAVEIYRQMKLAGIKPNVYVENSLIKGFLSVNLLDEAMNVFDEAINSGTANVFVYNNIIAWFCKKGQMDEAQNVWDKMVDNGVVPSIASFNNMILGNCRNGNMDKALDLFSKLPERLLKPNVVTYSILIDGYFRKGDVDKAGNMFDQMVSSGIAPTDYTFNTIISGLSKAGKLSEAKDLLKKIVAGGLLPTCMSYNSLIDGFLKEDDVTSALAVYRELCDSGISPDVVTYTTLIDGFCKSNNIDLALKMLNEMRNREIKLDVIAYAVLIDGFCKRRDMKSASELFDEILQVGLSPNLFVYNSMISGFRNVNNMEAALVLRDRMISEGVTCDLETYTTLIDGLLKDGKIVMASDLFTEMLGKGIMPDDITYTVLVHGLCNKGQVENAHKVLEEMCKKSTTPNVLIYNTLIAGYFKEGNLQEAFRLHDEMLDKGLKPDDATYDILVSGSFRGNSFALDTSLPQ, from the coding sequence ATGAAAACTTTAGTTCTCCCTTCTTCTTCCTCACAGATTCCACCATGGCTAATCCTCTTTTGCAGACGCCATCTTTGCACTTCTTCAATCTCATCGTCACTAATGAATCAACACCCACAAATTCCTGAACTTTCCCCCTCAGATTCTCTTGAAAAACCCATCTTAAACCCTCAAGATTCTGAAAAGCTTGTACCTTTACATGACATTGACCATTCTTGTGACAGACCCAATTCAGAAGATGGTGGGTTTACCAAGAATCATGTAGTTGATGTGCTTTTGAGCCACAGAGATGACCCTGATTCAGCTTATAGGTATTTCCAAACTGCTAGGCAACAAAGGGGTTTTTTGCATACTAAATCTGACCCTTTCTTTGTTTTGTTGCACATATTAGTAAGTTCTACAATGCATCAACATAAAGCTCGACGCTTGCTTGATAATTATGCTTTTAGTGACTCTGGTCCCTCTGCTACTGTTATTTTTAATGGTTTAGTTAATTCTTGTAAGGCTTTTGATTTCGAGTTAAATCCTCGTGTTTTTAATTTCTTGATAAATAGTTGTGTGAAAGTTAATGGATTGAATGATGCAATTGATTGTTTCAATGGGATGGTTGAACTTGATATAATGCCGTGGATCCCGATTATGAACAAGCTTTTGAAGGCATTGGTGAGGCAGGACATGATTGGAGTAGCGCGAGATTTGTATGCTGATGTAGTGTCTAGAGGAATCTGTTATGATTGTCGTACTGTGCATATTTTGATGGCTGCTTGTCTGAGAGAAATGAAAATGGAGGAGGCGGTACGGATTTTTAAGGAGGCTAAGATGAGTGGGATTAAGCTTGACGCGGGGTTGTATAGCCTTTGTGTTTATGTCGCTTGTAAGGAGCAGAATCTAAGTTTCGCGTTGGAGTTGTTGGGTGAGATGAAAGACAGGGGTTGGGTTCCTTCTGAGGGCACTTATGTGAACATAATTTCCACTTGCGTGAAGCAAAGGAATATGGTTGAGGCATTAAGGCTCAAGGATGAAATGCTTAGTAATGGGCATCCGATGAACTTGGTGGTTGCAACATGTTTGATGAAAGGGTATCATGTGCAGGGAAATTTATCGAGTGCGTTGGATTTGTTCGACAAACTGGCCTTGTATGGACTCACTCCGAGCCAGGTAACATATGCAGTTTTAATAGAAGGCTGCTGTAAAAATGGGAATATTGAAAAAGCAGTAGAAATTTACAGGCAAATGAAACTTGCAGGTATCAAGCCTAATGTTTATGTTGAGAATTCCTTAATAAAGGGTTTTTTGAGTGTTAACTTGTTAGATGAAGCAATGAATGTATTTGATGAGGCAATAAATTCGGGGACGGCCAATGTTTTCGTTTACAATAATATAATAGCCTGGTTTTGTAAGAAGGGTCAAATGGACGAGGCTCAAAACGTATGGGATAAGATGGTCGATAATGGAGTCGTACCTTCTATAGCTTCGTTCAACAATATGATTCTTGGAAATTGCAGAAATGGGAATATGGACAAAGCATTGGATTTGTTCTCTAAGTTGCCAGAAAGGCTGTTGAAACCTAATGTTGTAACATATAGCATTTTGATTGACGGATATTTCAGAAAAGGCGACGTTGATAAAGCGGGGAACATGTTTGATCAAATGGTCTCTTCAGGAATTGCCCCTACTGACTACACATTCAATACCATAATAAGTGGTCTATCTAAAGCCGGCAAATTGTCAGAGGCAAAAGATTTGCTTAAAAAAATTGTTGCAGGAGGTCTCCTTCCAACATGCATGTCTTACAATAGCCTAATAGATGGATTTTTGAAGGAAGATGATGTCACTTCAGCATTGGCTGTTTACAGAGAGTTGTGCGATAGTGGGATTTCCCCAGATGTTGTAACTTACACAACTTTAATTGATGGGTTCTGCAAAAGCAATAACATTGATCTTGCTTTAAAAATGCTGAATGAGATGAGAAATAGAGAAATTAAGTTAGATGTTATTGCGTATGCTGTCCTTATAGATGGCTTTTGCAAAAGAAGAGACATGAAAAGTGCGTCTGAACTTTTTGATGAAATCCTTCAAGTTGGTCTCTCTCCTAACCTATTTGTGTATAACAGCATGATAAGTGGGTTTAGAAATGTAAATAATATGGAAGCAGCACTAGTCTTGCGTGATAGGATGATCAGTGAAGGCGTTACATGTGATTTGGAAACATACACCACTTTGATTGATGGGCTTTTAAAGGACGGAAAAATAGTTATGGCGTCCGATTTGTTCACCGAGATGCTTGGAAAGGGTATAATGCCTGATGACATCACATATACTGTTCTTGTACACGGTCTTTGCAATAAAGGTCAGGTTGAGAATGCGCACAAGGTCTTAGAGGAGATGTGTAAAAAGAGTACGACTCCTAATGTTCTGATTTATAATACACTAATTGCTGGATACTTCAAGGAGGGAAATTTGCAAGAGGCATTTAGGTTGCATGATGAGATGCTTGACAAAGGTCTTAAGCCCGACGATGCAACCTATGATATTCTTGTAAGTGGATCATTCAGAGGAAACAGTTTCGCTCTTGATACTTCATTGCCGCAATGA